A part of Acropora palmata chromosome 6, jaAcrPala1.3, whole genome shotgun sequence genomic DNA contains:
- the LOC141883675 gene encoding uncharacterized protein LOC141883675 translates to MAIHYEQIDLLNIRLHHEQIRRNPQEGEIVGDGRLIGNNRLHNAVLLIDINACLQEEQCLYVNGANAKGETPLHLSAINTSQEGVVLTEILLAKGGDVNMKNNWGQTPVLYAAITDSFETLQKLIAAPNMDIDVADLKGYNALHCLLSYRKPPSIEEETYHLEDDEDLEVVSSDLKQALCQFVKTGIKLNCQTNFGNSILHLAARREDNTPLLRFILRNFPEIDLRSKNQMGENFLHVYGDCEIFENVSELLDEIASTSLPVLTELLAEKDIFGRTPWGNMIDDANFSVDFLQKVLSYGISVNTADNLGNTALHRIAGVSMGIACTRLIEFLIQSGADVNTENVYNETPGFVLFLENVFDAFVKNGMDFDKRNRWGRSPLVSIMKHGPIPDLLRKLIKETKADVNTKDMHGSSPLHFAAYHDYPEQVELLLEHGADRNAVDDLQDRPLDTARRHSSFHCYHILEMEDGDDGGVAFQVSRSNSVEQILLHMPRAIPLSRITSSHEVENFLGLQASSDEMINHLLTKYYRRPAAVSEEVEMITADVISLVDKLCARIAEYDARFEMSIFPTGSSAEGTKVGRPDEFDFALCLEKLVDKTNIVMTEECLQTGYACLRFKDTPVPKEYRHFSDAEGYFLAMPLLQHLFRFFRRALNETNLWLSGNLYYNFEDKIKVLHGKPVFNFSVYWMGSVFKQLKISIDLVPAVYKRGWWPPNINFKEIPLANENVIDAGCFLILQTRTQDFDKKRHLLDDSISHTCNIFEDDADFGKRRMLRISATPAEIALVKSLPEKFRHAYALCKIVKSKVVSPEIEVDSIPTNRYYLLKKFQEKKALPIKPSEVIKSYMLKNCTLYALQEMRRGSERSYSKLNVSEIATKLCEFLLQFADEKWLKPYFLPFSDVFEIDEPKSAYTDFLLQLKREYSLKLMLGLLKHPFPEECLASKIKRVPMMWH, encoded by the coding sequence ATGGCAATTCATTATGAACAGATCGATTTGCTGAATATTCGTTTGCATCATGAGCAAATAAGAAGAAACCCACAGGAAGGTGAGATTGTCGGAGATGGCCGGCTCATTGGAAACAACAGACTGCATAACGCAGTTCTGTTGATTGACATCAACGCATGTTTACAGGAAGAGCAATGTCTATACGTCAACGGCGCAAATGCAAAAGGCGAGACACCTTTACATCTATCAGCAATAAACACCTCTCAAGAAGGAGTAGTCTTGACTGAAATACTTTTGGCGAAAGGTGGAGATGTcaacatgaaaaataattgGGGCCAAACCCCTGTTCTCTATGCTGCTATAACTGATAGTTTCGAAACCCTGCAAAAGCTAATAGCTGCACCCAATATGGACATCGATGTTGCAGATCTTAAGGGGTACAACGCTCTTCACTGTCTGTTATCTTATCGTAAACCTCCAAGTATAGAAGAAGAGACTTATCATCTTGAGGATGATGAAGATCTAGAAGTTGTATCCTCTGACTTGAAGCAGGCACTTTGTCAGTTCGTGAAGACTGGAATTAAGCTGAACTGTCAGACAAACTTTGGAAACAGTATTCTTCATTTGGCTGCCAGAAGAGAGGACAATACTCCATTGCTAAGATTCATTCTTCGCAACTTCCCAGAAATAGATTTGAGAAGCAAGAATCAAATGGGTGAAAATTTTTTGCATGTCTACGGAGATtgcgaaatttttgaaaacgtttctgaGTTGTTAGATGAAATTGCTTCAACAAGCCTACCTGTACTCACAGAGTTGTTAGCtgaaaaagacatttttggcAGAACGCCATGGGGTAACATGATAGACGACGCCAACTTCTCGGTAGATTTTCTCCAGAAAGTATTGTCATATGGAATATCCGTCAATACAGCCGATAATCTTGGGAATACAGCATTACATAGAATTGCAGGAGTATCAATGGGTATCGCTTGCACAAGATTAATCGAGTTTCTTATACAGAGTGGTGCCGacgttaacactgaaaacgTTTACAATGAAACTCCGGGctttgtgttgtttcttgaaaacgtttttgaTGCCTTTGTGAAGAACGGGATGGATTTTGACAAGAGAAATAGATGGGGTCGCAGTCCTCTTGTTTCTATTATGAAACACGGACCAATACCAGATCTGCTCCGAAAGCTGATAAAGGAAACCAAAGCTGATGTGAACACAAAGGATATGCATGGATCGAGTCCCCTTCATTTTGCTGCTTACCATGACTATCCAGAGCAAGTGGAACTTCTGCTTGAACATGGTGCTGACAGAAACGCCGTTGATGACTTGCAAGACAGACCATTGGATACTGCCAGACGTCACTCCAGCTTCCACTGTTATCACATCTTGGAAATGGAAGATGGTGATGATGGTGGTGTTGCCTTTCAGGTGTCAAGGAGTAATTCAGTTGAGCAAATTCTTTTGCACATGCCAAGAGCTATTCCGTTGTCCAGAATAACATCCTCGCATgaagttgaaaattttctcGGCCTCCAAGCAAGTTCGGATGAAATGATTAATCACCTCCTGACCAAGTATTATCGTAGACCTGCAGCAGTGTCTGAAGAAGTGGAAATGATTACAGCGGATGTCATTTCCCTTGTTGACAAACTATGTGCGAGAATTGCCGAGTATGATGCCAGATTTGAAATGTCCATATTTCCTACTGGTAGCTCGGCTGAAGGAACGAAAGTTGGTCGCCCAGACGAATTCGATTTCGCTTTATGCCTTGAGAAGTTAGTTGACAAGACAAACATTGTGATGACTGAAGAGTGCTTGCAAACCGGCTACGCTTGTCTTAGATTCAAAGACACTCCAGTTCCAAAGGAGTATCGGCACTTTTCTGACGCGGAGGGATACTTTTTAGCGATGCCACTCTTGCAACACTTGTTTAGATTCTTTAGACGAGCTCTCAATGAAACAAATCTGTGGCTGTCTGGAAATTTGTACTACAATTTCGAGGACAAGATAAAGGTCCTTCACGGTAAACCAGTGTTCAACTTCAGTGTTTATTGGATGGGATCAGTGTTCAAGCAGCTTAAGATAAGCATAGATCTGGTTCCAGCGGTGTACAAGAGAGGATGGTGGCCTCCCAACATCAACTTTAAGGAAATCCCTTTAGCAAATGAAAACGTGATCGATGCTGGATGCTTCCTTATACTTCAGACGCGAACACAAGACTTCGACAAGAAAAGACATCTACTAGATGACAGCATAAGTCACACTTGCAACATCTTTGAGGATGACGCAGATTTTGGCAAACGCAGAATGTTGCGCATCTCGGCCACTCCAGCAGAGATAGCGCTTGTGAAATCcttacctgagaaatttcgcCATGCTTATgctctttgcaaaatagtGAAAAGCAAAGTCGTATCCCCAGAAATTGAAGTTGATAGCATTCCAACAAATCGTTATTACCTGTTGAAGAAATTCCAGGAAAAGAAAGCATTGCCGATCAAGCCATCAGAAGTGATAAAAAGCTACATGTTGAAGAATTGTACACTTTATGCGTTGCAAGAAATGCGCCGAGGTTCAGAGCGAAGTTACTCAAAGTTGAACGTTTCTGAAATCGCTACAAAGTTATGCGAGTTCCTTTTGCAATTTGCCGATGAGAAATGGTTAAAGCCTTACTTTCTTCCTTTCTCCGACGTCTTTGAGATTGACGAACCAAAATCTGCTTACACTGATTTTTTGCTACAGCTCAAACGCGAGTATAGCTTGAAGCTTATGCTTGGTTTATTGAAGCATCCGTTTCCCGAAGAATGCTTAGCGTCTAAAATAAAAAGGGTGCCTATGATGTGGCACTGA
- the LOC141883678 gene encoding lipoma-preferred partner homolog — MASRTAPVRLDPVTGKKIPPPVSPKPLRMTATRLSKSSVANPPPAPLKPSGGLKSAEEELDALTDLLVKNLENSSDPDFFGICSKCGHKVSGEGDGCNAMDKLFHIKCFTCDKCGCQLTGKVFYKVDDQVLCEKDYMATLEKCWDCNKYIIDRILRATGKCFHPDCFKCEVCYRKLDGVQFTVDNFNKVHCIEDYYRKYSPRCASCNQLIIPDEGQDETVRIVSMNKDFHVKCYICEDCNAPLSSEKGGSGCYPLDGHLLCQDCNAKRVQILTAELDSTPQRPLTTEL, encoded by the exons ATGGCCTCGAGGACTGCTCCAGTTCGTTTGGACCCAGTGACGGGCAAAAAGATTCCACCTCCCGTTTCGCCCAAACCTCTGAGAATGACAGCCACAAGACTAAGCAAGAGCAGCGTTGCTAATCCGCCTCCTGCGCCTCTGAAGCCATCTGGTGGCCTCAAGAGTGCCGAAGAAGAGCTAGATGCTCTCACTGATCTTCTTGTAAAGAATTTAGAAAACTCAAGCGATCCAGACTTTTTCG gaATATGCAGCAAGTGTGGTCACAAGGTATCGGGAGAAGGAGATGGCTGCAACGCCATGGACAAACTCTTCCACATCAAGTGTTTCACTTGTGACAAATGTG GTTGTCAACTGACTGGGAAAGTCTTTTACAAAGTGGATGACCAGGTCTTGTGTGAAAAGGACTACATG GCAACATTGGAGAAATGTTGGGACTGTAACAAGTACATAATTGATCGA ATTTTGCGAGCCACTGGAAAGTGTTTCCACCCTGACTGTTTCAAATGTGAAGTTTGTTACCGGAAACTTGATGGAGTGCAATTTACAGTTGACAACTTTAACAAAGTCCACTGCATTGAAGATTACTATAG GAAGTATTCCCCAAGATGTGCTTCCTGTAACCAGCTGATTATTCCAGATGAG GGGCAAGATGAAACTGTTCGTATTGTTTCTATGAACAAGGATTTTCATGTGAAGTGTTACATTTGTGAG GATTGTAATGCACCTCTTTCTTCAGAGAAAGGTGGCTCAGGGTGCTATCCATTAGATGGCCATCTTTTGTGTCAAGACTGCAACGCCAAACGAGTACAGATTTTAACGGCAGAGTTGGATTCTACACCACAGCGACCCCTAACTACTGAATTATAA
- the LOC141883681 gene encoding N-alpha-acetyltransferase 38, NatC auxiliary subunit-like encodes MDNGGTNDDSMEGNEKSEKRKLLESWLNKIMKIKISDGRTLIGSFLCTDQDRNIILGSCQEFVGSSEEKEEPRILGLAMVPGKHIVSIKIDIE; translated from the exons ATGGACAACGGAGGCACAAA TGATGACAGCATGGAAGGTAATGAAAAGagtgagaaaagaaaacttcttGAATCATGGCTGaacaaaatcatgaaaataAAGATTTCTGATGGAAGAACATTGATTGGCTCTTTTCTTTGCACTGATCAGGACAGAAACATTATTCTTGGGTCATGTCAGGAGTTTGTCGGATCTTCAG AGGAAAAGGAGGAACCAAGGATTCTTGGATTAGCAATGGTACCAGGAAAACATATTGTCTCCATCAAAATAGACATTGAGTGA
- the LOC141883679 gene encoding RNA polymerase II subunit A C-terminal domain phosphatase SSU72-like gives MPFNLKNMVLKLRIAVVCSSNQNRSMEAHSFLSKRGFNVKSYGSGVQVKLPGPAPDRPNTYSFETTYDEMYRDLLKKDPQLYKQNGILHMLDRNRRIKPHPERFQETEEEFDLVVTVEERVYDQVIEYLNSRVAQSCSPVHVVNLDIQDNHEEATLGAFLICEMCQAIEGLDDLENEIDLVIPKLEKKWSRNLLHSVAFY, from the exons ATGCCTTTCAACCTGAAAAATATGGTTCTCAAATTAAGAATCGCCGTCGTTTGCTCCAGCAACCAAAACCGAAGTATGGAGGCTCATAGCTTTCTAAG caAGCGTGGATTCAACGTCAAATCGTATGGTTCGGGAGTTCAAGTGAAGTTACCGGGCCCTGCCCCAGACCGACCAAACACATATTCATTTGAAACGACGTACGATGAAATGTACAGGGATTTACTGAAAAAAGACCCTCAACT ATACAAACAAAATGGGATCCTCCACATGCTTGATAGGAACAGAAGAATAAAACCACACCCTGAAAGATttcaagaaactgaagaagAGTTTGATCTTGTGGTGACTGTTGAGGAGCGAGTGTATGATCAAGTTATTGAAT ATCTCAATTCAAGAGTTGCGCAAAGCTGTTCCCCAGTCCATGTGGTAAACCTGGATATTCAAGATAACCACGAAGAGGCAACTCTAGGAGCATTTCTTATATGTGAAATGTGCCAAGCT ATTGAGGGCCTGGATGActtagaaaatgaaattgatcTTGTTATTcccaaacttgaaaagaagtGGTCAAGAAATTTGCTTCATTCAGTTGCTTTCTACTAA
- the LOC141883680 gene encoding translocon-associated protein subunit gamma-like, giving the protein MAGGDKLTEEEELLLQTFSRNLSAKSYALLYANAFFVSAIPLWLFWRVHQMDIYSSAIMFVVMTLISTWLVAFSYKNVKFQLKHRIAQRRNATVARELNMETSPNKKLTRQEKDERILWKKNKVAETEAISFSIFYNNSLYLFLILIASFYVLRTFNPAGNYILSTGLAGGLVALLSTGSSA; this is encoded by the exons ATGGCTGGCGGCGACAAACTCACCGAAGAGGAAGAGCTTTTGTTACAAACCTTCAGCAGAAATCTGTCAGCCAAATCTTACGCGCTACTTTACGCTAATGCATTCTTTGTATCGGCCATTCCGTTAT ggTTGTTTTGGAGGGTCCACCAAATGGATATTTATTCCTCTGCAATTATGTTCGTTGTAATGACTTTGATCAGTACTTGGCTTGTTGCATTCTCCTACAAGAACGTCAAATTTCAACTGAAACATAG AATTGCTCAGCGTAGAAATGCCACAGTAGCCAGGGAACTGAATATGGAGACAAGTCCCAACAAGAAACTGACCCGGCAGGAGAAAGACGAGAG gattttgtggaaaaagaacaaagtgGCTGAAACAGAAGCTAtctcattttccattttttacaACAACTCGCTGTACCTGTTTTTGATCCTGATAGCATCATTTTACGTTCTACGAACATTCAATCCTGCTGG AAACTACATTCTGTCCACAGGACTAGCTGGTGGCCTGGTGGCTTTACTGTCCACTGGTTCATCTGCATAA